The following is a genomic window from Labrus bergylta chromosome 2, fLabBer1.1, whole genome shotgun sequence.
AGGAAGGAGTATTGTTAAAGGGGGCTCAGATGCAACAAATATTAAagtaattaaatgtgtttagtGTATTACCTTGTCAAATTTAGGTTCAAACTTTGCTGCATTTTGAGAGTCGACAAAAACAACGGGAGCAGCAATTGCCTCCTTAAGGCTCTTTCCAAACCAAAAGTGGTTCATGAGCGCCTGGAGGAGAGACAGTACAAAACATTGCAATCTGCTTGATGGGAAAGTGATGATTACAGGACGGATTATGGACACACTGAAGAAGCTCGAGAAGACTGCGCTTGCTATGACAACAGTGAGGGGCATTAGGCGGCAGCAATTTTTCTTAATGGCACTTAGTGTGATTGCCCTTGATACGTACCGAGGCAATCCCAGTCGTGATCATACTGCCACCAGTCGATCCAATCACCAGCGTCTTCGACCGAGACTTGAACACAACGGGGGCCATGGAGGAGGGAGGCTGCTCCCCTGCGAGCACAACAAAAGCCTTGACTGATAGAAAGGACTTGTCAATGTGAGCGGAATGATAAGAAAATGATTATAAATGCACACAGTGGGGGGACTTTGAATCATGGAATCAAAGGCGTCCATCAGAGGGCGAAGCACAGTAATTCAACCCTGACATGTACTTCTTTTTTCTACAAGCTTTATCCTCATTAAAATCATCTCATCTTTTTGAAATGATTCACACAAATTTCAAGTAGAGTGCCcattaacaatttaaaatcgAGGCTATTTATACAAGTGGGCCTCTACAGTTCTTGCAATTATGAGATCATTAATGCAAATTGggtgtttttgtattattattgcCCAATAAAGGAAACTCTTtcattaaataaagaataatctTCCTTTTGGTTCATGGAAGAAAGCTAAGGTTGTGTCTAATATCATTCATTCTGCCTACATGAGATCAGGAGAACTATATAGTTTATTTAAAATTAACAAAACTGATGATTTTGTGCCTTTCAGGTTAATTCTTATGCAACATTGTGCTCTGTTAGTGATTATTGGTGTACACTTCTTTTATCACAATATAATGACAAGTGAGTGACTTTTGACCAATCTAAGAGACTACAGTAGGAAACAAACTCCAGtgttgagaaatgaagccaatgggtgttttcagaccaaacagttctggggactttttgaagtgGAACTATCCACtggggagttccctgagaactgcACACCATGGGAActttttttcagtctgcattcgcaccgccatggtacctactctgaagcaggagctaaaaaggctCCTCGAAacggggttctaggaactaataTAGTTCAAAGTTCCTGCGGTgggaaaatgaataaaaaaggaggaaggttccaacagttcctagaactatgaagaAGTTCCTGAAAACACCtcatgtggaagtgcaaaaacctgccattcctccagtgtccacttgaggctggcttcaaaagCCCCTGAAGTCAcacaaatcacattttaaaatgcccattttctatcagaaataaacatgtttacaggctGGTTCAAAGAATAAATTTGGTAGCTCATTTGTTCACCAAATTGAGCCTTAATATTGTGATCAGCAAACACTGTGGAAAAGGTGTTACTAATCTGTTTAATTATTAATGCGAAGCGTTATCCATAATGAGAAGCAAAGATGAGCTGACTGATGGGAGGGCTCGTCAGGCGGCTTAATGCCTgcatcagctccagctctttgattgTTTCTAGACTGACccaaagttagtttgagacagcatttcttCTATTGCACAGCAATGGGCTTCAAAAGCgcacttcagaaaccaaagagTGAAGTCACTtagaatacattttaatcagTCTATGAgctacagtcacacagagcTAGCTTAGCCTATTCTATTCAGCACAGTAGCACCTTAAGCTAACAAGTCAATATACAAAACAGAGTCCTTTGCGTGCCTaaaagagaagctgtgaagcttaAATAAGTGGTTACTTCATATAAATATTGTTCCTTTATATGCACTGCAGCACCAAAAATAATAACTATGCCTTTTAAGTCTATCTATCCTGCAGTATGCATCAACTGatatgtaaaaaacaaatgtgcacCTGTATCTATAACTCTAAAACAGGTTTCGTTGATTTAATTACCAGGAAAGATCTTATCGACTCTTCCACAGAAGTCAGACAGCTCGTTGTTGAGGATGACTCCAGTTCTCGGAGAGAAGATCTTTGAGCCAAATCTGAGTGGGAAAATGCATCAGAAGAACAGGATTGGTTGTGGTGCAGTTTTAAAAACTTATAGCAGCTATCATACACACTGCTCTGTCATGGAAAGCTTTTGGACTGTGATTACCGCAGCCCTATGAAAAGAGAGATTTCTTTAtaaattcctttaaaagaaacacttcCTCAATAATCTCTTAAATCCTTCTAATCCTCTTCTCTCAAACCAATAATAATATTTGACGGTGGAAGCAGAACCCTGCAGGGACTGACATGTGGTTGATGGTGCTTGTGACAGACACAGCAGAGCCATCCTCAGCCAGCACAGACACATGCGTGGTACCCATGCTGTCCAGATGAGGGGTGATGTTGTAATACTGGGGATCAAGGGTCCTGTCGTCACTGATCAAGCTTCGGATGTTGTTGGCAAAGCTGTCCTCTGTGAATTTCTTGGCCATCTGCGGAATtaagagaacacacacacacaaatagaaaaacacagGTTTCCAAAGTTTTAACCATAATTTAGGCTTCTAGTTTTTCTGCtgagaaataaacaataaactgacacagagctacatttaaaagacatttgaaacccatttttaaccttttcagttatttttatctaatgtgttttaaacattGCACTTTGCTTATTCTGAAAAACAAGGCCtgtatgaaaacaaattaacatgttgtatatatatttgtatttatttatagacTGTTATATACCGTCTATGATCATttcacaggggaaaaaaagcaaaaaaaatgcagttcctcaaatgaccacttgaggctgggTGCAAAAtccctggaagtcacatacacacccattcaaagtTGCTTGTTTTAACAGcacaaataaacatatttacagcctggttcagaaaaaaagacttaatGTCTTAACAGCTCATTTATTTATCAGCACACACCATAggtagaaacatttttttacaactcatAATTTTTGATTCTGAAGGCAAAGAGCATTTACAACATGGCGACCGCCACtgatgggcttcaaaagtctCAAGAAAAGAATGAGGGCCCTCAATGAGACTATGTCAATGTTACAGTCTACAGGAAAAACTGTGCAATTACACACCTTGGTTCAATTTGACTGTGGTAAAACCACGTCATTGACTTTTGAGACCATAACACCCATACCTTCCCTAATAGTGACATTTAGCCAAGCTTTAAGAACACAACTTTAACTGGCCACAATAGCAACGAAAATAGAAGTTAACACTAGAACGACCGGCATTCTATCACTACTAGAAAGGCCATAGcggtcattttgactgtttacgAATTGTTTGCatatcatttcaataatcaatatcaaatataagaataaatggatctgtaatgttgtgaaaggtataataaacttcaggacacaaacattaaattctaatgaatttgaaatttgaatagtTTATCGACAACCACGGGAACAGCAGCCAGCATTTTTTGCGAATGGAAATGATCTCTGTATCATTCTCAGGTTCAATCTCAGAGCCAGTGTCAGATGAAGTTTCGAGAGACCAGGAGACGTCACTTTTCGTATCCGAACCTGCCTCCATCAGACTCTGCCTCATCAAGGCTCTGGAGCCTCTGTGGcagtcatcctcctccttcctgacatttagttctattctgttctaaaccagatcctaatttactctattctgccttttcaatgttgattaattcaaatgtacGTCTCCTATTCTTTCTATATGGTTTTAGGCGGGtaagctttctttcctccttggcTCGACCGTTATAAACAATAGTTGACAGTGATGCGCACCTTCAAGTAGTGGTGGGcaatataacgatcttagatcgtgaaggattttaacttgctgacgatctgccaaagcagagagatcgtagaaccgggcttatgtgtttattttatcatgctgcagtttatgctccgacacagacgcgtctctccccccccccacctccagacctcctacaaagatgtttttcaaatagataaatagattaaacttgtctgcgcagtttttgtgcatttaaaaaacattaataagtttggttgaactggtcagcaacttacaaatttgtctaaacagtatgaaaaacatcgtgataaaatcgtgaacgtgattttgccaaaaaaaatcgtgatatgatatttttaccatatcgcccacctctacctTCAAGAGTGGGAAAAAGTACTAAATACTGAAATGATTCACTGGCTATAACATATGCAGTCAATATGACCGCTATGGACTTTCAAGGTAGAAATACTCAAaactattttgtgttttgtgtttttggtaaaataacaatgctagaataaaatatagacacatttaggaaaagTCATGGTCCTGCAGTTacataggttttattttaagtaagttattacatttgcaaaatcaaaaaacagtcaaaatgactgcCTTGGTCTTTCTAGTGTTAAAGCAGAGTGCATTACCGTACTTTTCAGTTTTCATAGCATGGTTGTAATCAAATAAGAATGTTTACTTAAGTATTGTGCACGAGTACAACTTTAAGGTACCAGTACTTCCTTTAAGTTTTTCCATTTCGAGCAACTTTATACTCATATTCCACTCTATGTCAATGGTCAAATCTAtacttttcttctccttttatttCCTTGAGGGAATTGGAAAGTAGTTTCTTCTCAGATTTTTTCTTACAAAACATACCATCCAAACTAATTGCAATTAAATGCATTTGTTTCAGATGAAACCTCCAGACAGTAAAATAAGCAGTTGAAAGTAGCCATTCTGCATCACACTCACATAACACTTAAAACATCTGAAGCTTAAGTTAACATAGAAAGCAGGATTTTAACTTTTTAGATTACAGCACAGCTAATTTCTCTTACATTAAGAATGTAAAAACCTTTTTCCTCCCCTGGTTCTTGCATAATGCTGAGATTTGTATCAATGTGTGAACAATGTATCTGTCACAGAGTCATTTAGTGGAACTTACTTCTGCTGAGCTGAACTGTGGATCCTTGATGTGATTCTTTATTCCATTGGCAAACTTAAAGGCTTCAATATAGCGATGATAGGCCAGTGTCTTTCCACCTGTCAGAGATGCTGAAGTCAAGCCATAACCTAAAAGTATAACAGAATTGCTTAGTTTTAATAGTTTAAACTCCAAGTGTATCTCACATCCAATCATGTACAGTGCACACTCCCCTAGCATGGAACTGACACTTAGAGTCAACAACATAGTGCAACAGCCTCTGACAGTATAAGTTTGGCACGGCTCTGTTCAGCACATGAATTCATCTTAACAAGCTTCTTTAAGCGATGCGAACTTGTGGAGGAGCAGATCCGCAGAAACCTTTCATGATGTTGAGGATGAGACTAAGGATGATGCCTCCtgcagggggtggggggatgtACATCTGGTACTCTCCCAAAGGAACAGCCCACGCATCCGTCACTGAAACTCTGTACGCTGCCAAGTCCTGCATCGTGAGTGTTCCTCCTGagcaaaaacattgaaacaaatGATTCTGCTGAGCAAAACTGAACGAGACGCATCTCAGCTCCACATAATGGAGACTTTCAATGCGTCCCGGCAGCTCACGGTCTGTGAGTGATCACTGCAGCGCTTCACAGATCCAattgatttgttcttttgtaATTAGATCATAGAGCCAGGCAGAGATAGAAAATGGTTGAAAAGAGAGCTTTATGAATAAATCCCATCTGACAATACCTGCCTCCTGTATGTCTTGGATTAATTCCTCTGCTATGCTTCCATTGTAAAAAGCGTCCGCCCCGTGATTTGCAATGACCTCCAAAGTGTCGGCCAGTTTCTCAAACTTTATATTATCACCAGTCTGCAGCAACTTCCCGTTCTTATCTGAAAACAACTCCCTAAAGTTCAAAAACAAAGTCGAAAAATGACACTTACATTTAGAAAGGTAAAAatgttcagtctttttttttatggtgtgTGTCTTTCGTACCGTAGTGACTGGGACGCATTGGTATCTAAATATGAAAGGTATCGACCTTGGATTGGTGGGATAGGAAACCCTTTTTTGGCCAGCTGGATGGTCGGCTCAAAAAGTGTTGCCCACGGCAACTTCCCATAAATCTTGTGCGCCATTTCATAACCACGAAGTTCTCCCGGAACCCCGATCCACTCAGAACCTGGAGGAATGAATGGATTAATATGCAGGTAGGTCAAAATAAGTACATTTattacacaaaaacagcagcaaagtACAATTCTTAGGCGTGTGATTGATTATTTCCAAAATATGCCACTTTTTATCTAAACTGTAATTATCATATCATTTTATCTAACcattatttaaccaggtaattaacccattgagatcaagatctctttcacaagggtgacctggccaagagggcagcagcacacgtcatagTAAACATTACATGATAACgagacagtttacaaacagtAAGTTGAGAGAAAACTTCAATTACAAAGTGCAAATTGGTTTACATATAAAGTGCAGAGTCGTGATCATGGATTACAATTCAGGAATCCAGGTTCTGTCCAATTGTCTCacgtttttgtcttttaatatcgagccaaaggcttcaagaTTATAGCTAATAGTTGTAGTTATTTTAAGATAATTCACAGATACTGTAATTATTTGCATTCGAGAacaaataatattaatataatGTACTTTTACAGGGTTAATTAGTGGCCTCAAACCTTTTAGATTTCCAAAACAGCTTCATAGCACTATAGTGCAGTGATCAAATACCAGTCTTTACCATAAAGCAGGGACACTGAGAGAAGTCATAACAACATTCCTGTTGTGACAGGAACTAAACGCACACTAAATGCACGTTGGAGCAGCATTAGCCTGTTAACAGAGAGTCAGTGTTGTTCAAACACTTGACACACTTTACTGGTAAACTGAGTTACATTAGATTAGACCTTAGACCACCTTTGTGCACAATGACACACTCCCTCACTATTGATCATCCACATGagcgctctctccctctcagaaGTTGTTCCAGACTTATTCAAAAGAATAATCAACTAAATCTCCAAAATCTATGTGGTAAtatctctgctgctctgcctgACAGGATGATCAGATAGATAACAAACAAACTACATTTAAATTGAACTGAAACATATTGGTGAACTTTCTTTAGTGCCAATAACTTTGAgaacaatattgttttttaagatttgtatttctttaatctgactgatattttataaaaaacaatgttttctctctctgataaTGTCCTCACTTTAAGTTAAAGCTTAAACTCCCTTGTCTGCATCAAAGGCTTACAAGTTCATGTCCCAACAAGATTAATAGCGTGTGTACGACTTCTGTTCCCAGAGCGTGTGTGGTCTTGGCTGAAATCTGGGACAGCTTCCATACATCAGGCCTTTTGGGGCACCGGTGTGAATACACAGAGAAGCAAGACAGATAGTAAACGACTACATAATCATGTCTAAGAAAGGACTGGGAGTCTCTTTAACCCCACACCTGACATCATTTGTCTTACATTACggtgtaaacaaaaaaagaagctgacttGAAGTAATGCAGGTAGGcctatttgaatatttaatacACCAGAGAAGTACCTGTCATCATTCGAAAGGTCTTGGGACATGATTTGAGCAGGTCAGTGTTAAAGGTCTGAGGTACAGTCTCTCTGGAGTTGATAGTTTTCACGTTACCTgtgaaaagaggagagagatttCGTCAGTTCAAAGTGTCTCCCCAGCAAGACCATCGTTACTCCTGCTGCATTAGAGTGTTTATG
Proteins encoded in this region:
- the ggt5a gene encoding gamma-glutamyltransferase 5a isoform X2 → MARSKARVYGCCTLMLLCVVTAIVLIAVLGRHTCPDDTFSKAAVAADSKKCSEIGRDILQKGGSAVDGAIAALLCTSVMNPQSMGIGGGSIFTVMDSSGNVKTINSRETVPQTFNTDLLKSCPKTFRMMTGSEWIGVPGELRGYEMAHKIYGKLPWATLFEPTIQLAKKGFPIPPIQGGTLTMQDLAAYRVSVTDAWAVPLGEYQMYIPPPPAGGIILSLILNIMKGYGLTSASLTGGKTLAYHRYIEAFKFANGIKNHIKDPQFSSAEMAKKFTEDSFANNIRSLISDDRTLDPQYYNITPHLDSMGTTHVSVLAEDGSAVSVTSTINHIFGSKIFSPRTGVILNNELSDFCGRVDKIFPGEQPPSSMAPVVFKSRSKTLVIGSTGGSMITTGIASALMNHFWFGKSLKEAIAAPVVFVDSQNAAKFEPKFDKDVIMALKAMGHKQEIAKYFYNVVNAVGKEDGCICAVSDARKLGEAAGY
- the ggt5a gene encoding gamma-glutamyltransferase 5a isoform X1; this encodes MARSKARVYGCCTLMLLCVVTAIVLIAVLGRHTCPDDTFSKAAVAADSKKCSEIGRDILQKGGSAVDGAIAALLCTSVMNPQSMGIGGGSIFTVMDSSGNVKTINSRETVPQTFNTDLLKSCPKTFRMMTGSEWIGVPGELRGYEMAHKIYGKLPWATLFEPTIQLAKKGFPIPPIQGRYLSYLDTNASQSLRELFSDKNGKLLQTGDNIKFEKLADTLEVIANHGADAFYNGSIAEELIQDIQEAGGTLTMQDLAAYRVSVTDAWAVPLGEYQMYIPPPPAGGIILSLILNIMKGYGLTSASLTGGKTLAYHRYIEAFKFANGIKNHIKDPQFSSAEMAKKFTEDSFANNIRSLISDDRTLDPQYYNITPHLDSMGTTHVSVLAEDGSAVSVTSTINHIFGSKIFSPRTGVILNNELSDFCGRVDKIFPGEQPPSSMAPVVFKSRSKTLVIGSTGGSMITTGIASALMNHFWFGKSLKEAIAAPVVFVDSQNAAKFEPKFDKDVIMALKAMGHKQEIAKYFYNVVNAVGKEDGCICAVSDARKLGEAAGY